The proteins below are encoded in one region of Pontibacter deserti:
- a CDS encoding heavy metal translocating P-type ATPase — protein sequence MEAALQTNVHTCYHCGDSCVDELIIADDKAFCCSGCKTVYELLEENNLCNYYNLEENPGITGKKPVSEARFAYLDDAGVEAQLISFKDDNICKITFYAPQMHCSSCIWLLENLFKLNPGISESTVNFLRKEVSLTYFHQKTNLREVVTLLARIGYEPEITLADTDGKKTSKPNRAIIYKLGIAGFCFGNVMLLAFPDYLAITGGLQRTFGSFFGYLSFLLAIPVFVYSARGFFTSALEGIKQRMVNIDLPIATGLLALFLVSIYQVTTGTGPGYFDSFTGLVFFMLIGKYFQQKTYDTLSFDRDYTSYFPVSVTVLKENSEEEAVAVRNLKVGDRIRIRNQELIPADAILLRGQAMIDYSFVSGESEPVEKVMGEVIYAGGRQVGESIELEVVKEVSQGYLTQLWNDSVFSKNEEQSVGTYANVAGKWFIIVTLIVAAGALIYWVPRDMDMAMKAFISVLIIACPCALSLATPFVHGHTLRIFGKNKFYLKNTAVVETLAKIDTVVFDKTGTLTEPSAAELTYKGKALTAAQEQSIKSVLSHSTHPLSQRIFLSLKGETTEILNFQEFTGKGLIGEVNGSIVRVGSASYIGVNVDAVKDTLKTTVYVSINGVILGYYTFYNVYRQGLKDILKELNDKKLAVLSGDNNHEEARLKELLGTSAELNFNQSPVQKLEYIQQLKNQHHQVMMVGDGLNDAGALRQSDAGIALTNSITNFSPSCDAILDATAFNKLSKFLKFSKTTMRIILATFAVSLVYNVIGLTLAVQGLFSPIVSAILMPISSLSVIVFATISVNIAAKRAGL from the coding sequence TACCATTGCGGGGACTCCTGCGTGGATGAATTAATTATAGCCGACGATAAAGCTTTTTGCTGCTCCGGCTGCAAGACCGTTTACGAACTTTTAGAGGAAAATAATCTCTGCAACTATTATAACCTGGAGGAAAACCCGGGCATAACAGGCAAAAAACCAGTTTCAGAAGCACGTTTTGCTTACCTCGACGATGCCGGTGTAGAAGCCCAACTGATCAGTTTTAAAGACGATAATATCTGCAAGATCACGTTTTATGCCCCACAGATGCACTGCAGCTCCTGTATCTGGTTGTTGGAAAATCTGTTCAAGCTAAATCCGGGCATTTCTGAATCTACTGTAAATTTCCTGCGCAAAGAAGTATCGCTGACCTATTTTCATCAGAAGACAAACCTGCGTGAGGTGGTTACCTTGTTAGCCCGGATCGGCTACGAGCCTGAAATTACGCTGGCTGACACTGACGGAAAAAAAACTTCCAAGCCAAACCGTGCGATCATTTACAAACTAGGTATTGCGGGTTTTTGCTTTGGTAATGTCATGCTGCTGGCTTTCCCGGATTACCTGGCTATAACAGGCGGTTTGCAGCGCACTTTTGGTTCTTTCTTCGGATACCTGAGCTTTCTGCTGGCAATTCCGGTTTTTGTATACAGCGCGCGTGGGTTCTTTACTTCGGCTTTAGAAGGTATAAAGCAGCGCATGGTCAACATCGATTTGCCAATTGCTACAGGTTTGCTTGCATTGTTCTTGGTTAGTATCTACCAGGTTACAACCGGCACTGGCCCGGGCTACTTCGATTCGTTTACCGGGCTGGTTTTCTTTATGCTGATCGGTAAATACTTCCAGCAGAAAACCTACGACACCCTTTCCTTCGACAGAGATTATACTTCCTATTTCCCGGTATCGGTAACAGTGCTGAAAGAGAATAGCGAGGAAGAAGCTGTAGCTGTTCGTAACCTGAAAGTTGGGGATCGCATCCGTATCCGTAACCAGGAGCTCATACCAGCCGATGCTATACTATTGCGTGGTCAGGCTATGATAGACTATAGTTTCGTGAGTGGGGAATCTGAACCGGTAGAGAAGGTGATGGGCGAAGTGATCTATGCCGGTGGCCGCCAGGTTGGTGAAAGTATAGAACTGGAAGTGGTAAAAGAAGTATCGCAGGGTTACCTGACCCAGCTCTGGAACGACAGTGTTTTCTCGAAGAACGAAGAGCAGAGTGTAGGCACCTATGCCAACGTTGCAGGTAAATGGTTCATTATAGTTACACTAATAGTTGCTGCAGGTGCGCTTATTTACTGGGTGCCCCGCGACATGGATATGGCCATGAAAGCCTTCATATCGGTACTGATCATCGCCTGCCCATGTGCACTTTCTCTGGCTACACCATTTGTGCATGGCCATACCTTAAGGATATTTGGGAAGAACAAGTTTTACCTTAAAAATACGGCTGTAGTAGAAACGCTGGCCAAAATAGATACCGTTGTTTTCGATAAGACCGGTACACTTACGGAGCCAAGCGCTGCTGAACTTACCTATAAGGGAAAAGCACTGACAGCAGCGCAGGAGCAAAGTATAAAATCTGTTTTAAGCCACTCTACGCACCCACTTAGCCAGCGCATTTTCCTGAGCCTGAAAGGTGAAACGACAGAGATACTCAACTTTCAGGAGTTTACCGGGAAAGGATTGATTGGAGAAGTAAACGGAAGTATAGTTCGGGTCGGATCTGCCTCATATATAGGAGTTAATGTGGATGCTGTTAAAGATACACTTAAGACAACAGTTTATGTATCCATTAATGGAGTTATACTTGGCTACTATACTTTCTATAACGTGTACCGCCAGGGCTTGAAAGATATTCTGAAAGAGCTGAATGATAAAAAACTGGCAGTACTTTCAGGGGACAACAACCACGAAGAAGCTAGGCTGAAAGAACTATTGGGTACTTCTGCTGAACTTAATTTTAACCAAAGCCCGGTTCAGAAACTGGAATATATACAACAGCTTAAAAACCAGCACCATCAGGTAATGATGGTGGGTGACGGCCTGAACGATGCCGGTGCCCTGCGCCAAAGTGATGCTGGGATAGCCCTTACAAACAGTATTACCAACTTTTCACCATCCTGCGATGCCATTTTGGATGCTACTGCTTTCAATAAACTGAGCAAATTTCTGAAGTTCTCTAAAACGACC